A single window of Paroedura picta isolate Pp20150507F chromosome 8, Ppicta_v3.0, whole genome shotgun sequence DNA harbors:
- the PPP2R2D gene encoding serine/threonine-protein phosphatase 2A 55 kDa regulatory subunit B delta isoform isoform X1 has product MAAGVAGGGGGSNDFQWCFSQVKGAIDEDVAEADIISTVEFNYSGDLLATGDKGGRVVIFQREPENKSRPHSRGEYNVYSTFQSHEPEFDYLKSLEIEEKINKIRWLPQQNAAHFLLSTNDKTIKLWKISERDKRAEGYNLKDEDGRLRDPFRITALRVPILKPMDLMVEASPRRIFANAHTYHINSISVNSDHETYLSADDLRINLWHLEITDRSFNIVDIKPANMEELTEVITAAEFHPHHCNVFVYSSSKGTIRLCDMRSSALCDRHSKFFEEPEDPSSRSFFSEIISSISDVKFSHSGRYMMTRDYLSVKVWDLNMENRPVETYQVHEYLRSKLCSLYENDCIFDKFECCWNGSDSAIMTGSYNNFFRMFDRNTRRDITLEASRESSKPRAILKPRKVCAGGKRKKDEISVDSLDFNKKILHTAWHPAENIIAVAATNNLYIFQDKIN; this is encoded by the exons CTGACATTATCTCAACAGTTGAATTTAATTACTCTGGAGATCTTCTTGCAACAGGAGACAAAGGTGGTAGAGTGGTTATATTTCAAAGGGAACCAGAG AATAAAAGTCGTCCTCATTCAAGGGGAGAGTATAATGTTTACAGTACCTTTCAAAGTCATGAACCTGAGTTTGACTACTTGAAAAGTCTAGAAATTGAGGAAAAGATTAATAAAATTAGGTGGTTACCACAACAGAATGCTGCTCACTTCTTATTATCTACCAATG ATAAAACTATTAAATTATGGAAAATCAGTGAAAGGGATAAGAGAGCTGAAGGTTATAACTTGAAAGATGAAGATGGAAGACTTCGGGATCCGTTTAGAATCACCGCATTAAGG GTGCCAATCTTGAAACCCATGGACCTAATGGTAGAAGCAAGTCCCCGAAGGATATTTGCAAATGCACACACGTATCACATAAACTCTATTTCAGTTAATAGTGATCATGAAACGTACCTTTCCGCAGATGACCTAAGAATCAACCTGTGGCATTTAGAAATCACAGATAGAAGTTTTA ACATTGTAGATATAAAGCCTGCTAACATGGAGGAATTGACAGAGGTGATAACTGCAGCAGAGTTCCACCCCCATCATTGTAATGTGTTTGTCTACAGCAGTAGCAAAGGAACTATACGGCTCTGTGACATGCGTTCTTCAGCCCTCTGCGATAGACATTCTAAAT TCTTTGAGGAGCCAGAAGATCCCAGCAGCAGATCATTCTTTTCAGAAATAATTTCCTCAATATCGGATGTAAAGTTCAGCCACAGTGGTCGATACATGATGACCAGGGACTACCTTTCAGTTAAAGTATGGGATCTCAACATGGAAAATAGGCCTGTAGAGACATATCAG GTTCATGAGTATCTCCGAAGCAAACTTTGTTCCCTGTATGAGAATGACTGCATCTTCGACAAATTTGAATGCTGCTGGAACGGTTCTGATAG TGCTATTATGACCGGCTCCTACAACAACTTCTTTAGGATGTTTGATCGAAACACACGGCGAGACATTACACTGGAGGCATCAAGAGAGAGTAGCAAGCCTCGTGCCATCTTAAAGCCTCGGAAGGTGTGTGCGGgtggcaagagaaagaaagacgAAATAAGTGTTGACAGTCTGGACTTCAACAAGAAGATCCTTCATACAGCATGGCACCCTGCAGAAAACATCATTGCTGTAGCTGCCACCAATAACTTGTATATATTCCAGGACAAAATTAATTAA
- the PPP2R2D gene encoding serine/threonine-protein phosphatase 2A 55 kDa regulatory subunit B delta isoform isoform X2, protein MAGVAGGGGGSNDFQWCFSQVKGAIDEDVAEADIISTVEFNYSGDLLATGDKGGRVVIFQREPENKSRPHSRGEYNVYSTFQSHEPEFDYLKSLEIEEKINKIRWLPQQNAAHFLLSTNDKTIKLWKISERDKRAEGYNLKDEDGRLRDPFRITALRVPILKPMDLMVEASPRRIFANAHTYHINSISVNSDHETYLSADDLRINLWHLEITDRSFNIVDIKPANMEELTEVITAAEFHPHHCNVFVYSSSKGTIRLCDMRSSALCDRHSKFFEEPEDPSSRSFFSEIISSISDVKFSHSGRYMMTRDYLSVKVWDLNMENRPVETYQVHEYLRSKLCSLYENDCIFDKFECCWNGSDSAIMTGSYNNFFRMFDRNTRRDITLEASRESSKPRAILKPRKVCAGGKRKKDEISVDSLDFNKKILHTAWHPAENIIAVAATNNLYIFQDKIN, encoded by the exons CTGACATTATCTCAACAGTTGAATTTAATTACTCTGGAGATCTTCTTGCAACAGGAGACAAAGGTGGTAGAGTGGTTATATTTCAAAGGGAACCAGAG AATAAAAGTCGTCCTCATTCAAGGGGAGAGTATAATGTTTACAGTACCTTTCAAAGTCATGAACCTGAGTTTGACTACTTGAAAAGTCTAGAAATTGAGGAAAAGATTAATAAAATTAGGTGGTTACCACAACAGAATGCTGCTCACTTCTTATTATCTACCAATG ATAAAACTATTAAATTATGGAAAATCAGTGAAAGGGATAAGAGAGCTGAAGGTTATAACTTGAAAGATGAAGATGGAAGACTTCGGGATCCGTTTAGAATCACCGCATTAAGG GTGCCAATCTTGAAACCCATGGACCTAATGGTAGAAGCAAGTCCCCGAAGGATATTTGCAAATGCACACACGTATCACATAAACTCTATTTCAGTTAATAGTGATCATGAAACGTACCTTTCCGCAGATGACCTAAGAATCAACCTGTGGCATTTAGAAATCACAGATAGAAGTTTTA ACATTGTAGATATAAAGCCTGCTAACATGGAGGAATTGACAGAGGTGATAACTGCAGCAGAGTTCCACCCCCATCATTGTAATGTGTTTGTCTACAGCAGTAGCAAAGGAACTATACGGCTCTGTGACATGCGTTCTTCAGCCCTCTGCGATAGACATTCTAAAT TCTTTGAGGAGCCAGAAGATCCCAGCAGCAGATCATTCTTTTCAGAAATAATTTCCTCAATATCGGATGTAAAGTTCAGCCACAGTGGTCGATACATGATGACCAGGGACTACCTTTCAGTTAAAGTATGGGATCTCAACATGGAAAATAGGCCTGTAGAGACATATCAG GTTCATGAGTATCTCCGAAGCAAACTTTGTTCCCTGTATGAGAATGACTGCATCTTCGACAAATTTGAATGCTGCTGGAACGGTTCTGATAG TGCTATTATGACCGGCTCCTACAACAACTTCTTTAGGATGTTTGATCGAAACACACGGCGAGACATTACACTGGAGGCATCAAGAGAGAGTAGCAAGCCTCGTGCCATCTTAAAGCCTCGGAAGGTGTGTGCGGgtggcaagagaaagaaagacgAAATAAGTGTTGACAGTCTGGACTTCAACAAGAAGATCCTTCATACAGCATGGCACCCTGCAGAAAACATCATTGCTGTAGCTGCCACCAATAACTTGTATATATTCCAGGACAAAATTAATTAA
- the BNIP3 gene encoding BCL2/adenovirus E1B 19 kDa protein-interacting protein 3 isoform X2, which translates to MASSEAGGAPEENLQGSWVELHFSSNGNGNTVPPASQEQVPASVSIYNGDMEKILLDAQHESGRSSSRESSRCDSPPRSQTPQDILRASEVESRGSGEKNSSQSEEDFLERRKEVERLLKKNSDWMWDWSSRPENIPPKEFLFKHPKRTATLSMRNTSVMKKGGIFSAEFLKVFLPSLLLSHLLAIGLGIYIGRRLTTTPSSSSL; encoded by the exons GTTCCTGGGTAGAACTCCACTTCAGCAGCAATGGGAATGGCAATACAGTTCCACCGGCCAGCCAGGAGCAAGTCCCAGCTTCGGTTTCCATTTACAATGGTGACATGGAGAAAATTCTTCTCGATGCCCAGCACGAGTCTGGAAGAAGCAGTTCGCGAGAGAGCTCACGCTGTGACAG CCCTCCTCGTTCCCAAACGCCTCAGGACATTCTCAGAGCTTCTGAGGTAGAGAGCCGTGGCAGTGGAGAAAAGAATAGTTCTCAG TCTGAAGAAGATTtcctggaaagaaggaaagaagtggAACGGCTTTTGAAGAAGAATTCTGACTGGATGTGGGATTGGTCCAGCAGGCCTGAAAACATTCCACCCAA GGAATTTCTGTTCAAGCACCCTAAGCGCACAGCTACCCTCAGCATGAGAAACACAAGTGTGATGAAGAAAGGAGGTATATTTTCTGCAGAATTTTTGAAGGTCTTCCTACCATCTCTGCTGCTTTCCCATCTGCTTGCCATTGGACTAGG GATTTATATTGGAAGACGATTGACAACCACACCTTCCAGCAGCTCGTTATAA